Proteins from a single region of Nocardioides anomalus:
- a CDS encoding YdeI/OmpD-associated family protein has protein sequence MPRKPGEDGAPVLPFSDAAAFDAWLAEHHAEPAGVWLKLAKKASGLASMTSDEAVDVGLCWGWVSAQRLGLDDDHFLQRYVPRRPRSNWSELNKRKVAELTATGRMRPPGLAEVEAARADGRWGPD, from the coding sequence GTGCCCAGGAAGCCGGGTGAGGACGGCGCGCCGGTCCTGCCTTTCTCCGACGCCGCGGCGTTCGACGCCTGGCTGGCCGAGCACCACGCCGAGCCGGCGGGCGTGTGGCTCAAGCTGGCCAAGAAGGCCTCGGGCCTCGCGTCGATGACCAGCGACGAGGCCGTCGACGTCGGTCTCTGCTGGGGCTGGGTCAGCGCGCAGCGGCTCGGCCTGGACGACGACCACTTCCTGCAGCGCTACGTCCCGCGCCGCCCCCGCAGCAACTGGTCGGAGCTCAACAAGCGCAAGGTCGCCGAGCTCACGGCGACCGGGCGGATGCGGCCCCCCGGCCTGGCCGAGGTCGAGGCGGCCCGGGCGGACGGGCGCTGGGGCCCGGACTAG